The proteins below are encoded in one region of Streptomyces roseirectus:
- a CDS encoding GNAT family N-acetyltransferase, translating into MFSFETEVDNARRALLRSRLRAANTEASPALRALHDVHETPLHIWATAPGNPLCGGLVGHTWANWLHVAFLWVDPAHRGTGLGTSLLTQAERIAHTQHACTAVRLETWDFQAPDFYRKLGYDEVCAIPDYPPGVTEFTFTKRLG; encoded by the coding sequence ATGTTCAGCTTTGAGACGGAAGTGGACAATGCCCGGCGCGCGCTGCTCCGTTCGCGCCTGCGTGCGGCGAACACGGAGGCGTCTCCGGCGCTTCGGGCGCTGCACGACGTCCACGAGACCCCGTTACACATCTGGGCGACCGCCCCCGGCAACCCCCTCTGCGGCGGCCTCGTCGGCCATACCTGGGCGAACTGGCTCCACGTGGCGTTCCTCTGGGTCGACCCCGCCCACCGCGGCACCGGCCTCGGCACGAGCCTCCTCACCCAAGCGGAACGCATCGCCCACACCCAACACGCCTGCACGGCCGTCCGCTTGGAGACCTGGGACTTCCAAGCCCCCGACTTCTACCGCAAGTTGGGCTACGACGAGGTCTGCGCGATCCCCGACTACCCGCCGGGCGTCACGGAGTTCACGTTCACGAAGCGACTGGGGTGA
- a CDS encoding LuxR C-terminal-related transcriptional regulator: MVRIRVLVVDDHRIFAESLAAALAAEPDVEVSAAGSGPAALRSLERAAAEGRRFDVLLVDADLGAVVTGLRPAPSVHEVSENGHVDGISLVSAVRSSQAYVRVVVLAEKDDPRRAALALQAGASGWVAKDCSLSRLLTVIRGVLRDETHLPPALLTGVLRELTAARKHRTESERLVESLTPREREVLRCMVAGLGRKAVAERLFLSPHTVRTHMQNVLGKLGVHSTLAAVALARRAGVGPVDLAGEVVERGGQLA, from the coding sequence GTGGTTCGCATCCGAGTTCTGGTCGTCGACGACCACCGTATCTTCGCCGAGTCGCTGGCCGCGGCGCTCGCGGCCGAGCCGGACGTCGAGGTGTCCGCGGCCGGCAGTGGGCCCGCCGCGCTGCGCAGTCTGGAACGGGCCGCGGCGGAAGGACGCCGGTTCGATGTGCTCCTCGTCGACGCCGATCTCGGCGCCGTCGTCACGGGACTGCGGCCCGCGCCGTCCGTCCACGAGGTCAGTGAGAACGGGCACGTGGACGGCATCTCCCTCGTCTCCGCCGTGCGGTCGTCCCAGGCGTACGTCCGGGTCGTCGTCCTCGCGGAGAAGGACGATCCCCGGCGGGCTGCGCTGGCCCTCCAGGCGGGGGCGTCGGGGTGGGTCGCCAAGGACTGTTCGCTGTCCCGGCTGCTCACCGTCATCCGGGGGGTGCTGCGGGACGAGACGCATCTGCCGCCCGCGTTGCTTACCGGTGTGCTGCGGGAGTTGACGGCCGCGCGCAAGCATCGCACCGAGAGTGAGCGGTTGGTGGAGTCTCTGACTCCCCGTGAGCGTGAGGTTCTTCGGTGCATGGTCGCCGGGCTCGGGCGTAAGGCTGTTGCCGAGCGGTTGTTCCTGTCCCCGCACACGGTGCGGACCCATATGCAGAACGTGCTCGGGAAGTTGGGCGTGCACTCGACGCTGGCGGCGGTCG
- a CDS encoding Uma2 family endonuclease, whose amino-acid sequence MTQQTLYRRLRAMRDHFTPPPGFAWPEISDGKIVMMLSPRPRHQLTAMRVRRQLDAQLSEGLAVFEATDTDDESLGTLRIPDLHVCTDEAMETDGPLDPREIALAIEIVSPSNPENDYREKSRDYPAMGIPHYLILDPRDGTWTYQWGIVRAEGRPGYDNRLHMPYGEPVTVVTELGTWKIETTELPRYSPKDMGLAPE is encoded by the coding sequence ATGACTCAGCAGACCCTGTACCGGCGGCTGCGCGCCATGCGTGACCACTTCACTCCGCCGCCCGGCTTTGCCTGGCCCGAGATCAGTGACGGGAAGATCGTCATGATGCTGAGCCCGCGGCCGCGCCACCAGCTGACCGCGATGCGGGTGCGGAGGCAACTGGACGCCCAGCTCTCCGAAGGGCTGGCCGTGTTCGAGGCGACAGACACCGACGACGAGTCCCTCGGCACCTTGCGCATCCCGGATCTCCACGTCTGCACGGACGAGGCCATGGAGACCGACGGTCCCCTCGACCCCCGCGAGATCGCCCTCGCGATCGAGATCGTCTCCCCCTCGAACCCGGAGAACGACTACCGGGAGAAGTCCCGCGACTACCCCGCCATGGGCATCCCCCACTACCTGATCCTCGACCCCCGCGACGGGACCTGGACCTACCAGTGGGGCATTGTCCGGGCCGAAGGGCGTCCGGGCTACGACAACCGGCTGCACATGCCGTACGGGGAACCGGTCACCGTGGTCACGGAGCTGGGCACCTGGAAGATCGAGACCACGGAGCTGCCCCGCTACAGCCCGAAGGACATGGGGCTCGCCCCGGAGTAG